Within the Telopea speciosissima isolate NSW1024214 ecotype Mountain lineage chromosome 4, Tspe_v1, whole genome shotgun sequence genome, the region GTATGGGACACCCTATTGGCAAAGGTGTGTAGATCATAAATATCAAGTGCCTCTATCTTACGCTGTTTCATACGGGCAATATATTTCCTCTTAAAATGTGAATAGAAAAATATTCTGTTTTTGCACAATGATTTGGAGTCCACATTGATTCCCTCATTCATCTGCGGTTATTTAGCATATGATTCACTGTTTGACAAGAACATGCCAATCCATACAGCATTTacactggggggggggggggagaaacagTACAGTGCATGTTTGTGAACTATGTTTTGAGTCTTTGATTTCTGTTTACAGTGTGCTTTTGGTATGTCTGGACGTAGTTTGATGtatctttcattttctcttatcctGCAAGGCCGTAACCAATGATGTTATCTGATAATAGGACTatactaatttttttattttttcaattaacCATCGGATTTTACCATGTTCGAGAACTCATGGCAGTGTCTGGTGTTGATACTAGTCCAAGTTTTTTACAAgtgtttttgaaagaaaaaaaaaggggattgTCTACACAATGTTTATATTAATTCAAATACAAACGGAAAGGAAGGGTGTCTGCAATTCTCTTCAAAAAGAGCTGCTAGAATCTGTTCAAGAAAGGGATGGAGATTGATTTGGTTTAAGGTGTGGCATACATATTTGGTGTGTCAGTAGAAATACTGACAGTCTGAACCAGGCACACTTAAGGTACTTCTGTTTTCAGCCCACAAGAGCCTTGGCTGCATGTTGTGCCTCTTGTAGACTTTGTAGCCTGAACCTTGTAACTCGAGTGTGAATTCCCCTTATTCCCCCCAGCGGTGGGATAGGGGGAAGGCCAGAATTTTATTGATTTAAAAGTGGAGTTGTGTATACTAGTCCATGCACCACAGCTAATTCAGCCACTAATTACAAAAGGAGTGGCATTTTCTCTGAATCCTTGCTTTACTAATTACTTAGAGGTAGAAGTCCAAAGATCAATCTTGTCTAAAGCCAATAACAACTTAATAGGTTGATTCTGCATGGCTTTTGAAAAGCCATTTTTCCCCTGAATACTCTAACAGCTCTTGGAGTTTTAAGTTTCTTGTCTTCTGCATTAAAATTTGATTACCCCCACCACTCATTTTCTTCAGTAAAATTATCCCACTGCTCCAACTGGTGTACATGCTAAATTTAATTCCCTCAAAACAATTTACCAAGACTTCAACTGTGAAAGATCCTTGAAGGGGGGTAGGGTGTGAGCAGGGATTCAAGTATCGGAATTGGATCAGCTGATCCCGATTCTGGCCAATCTGGAGCAGGACAATCCGACCGATCCTGTGTTTAACAAAAAACCTGTATGTTATGGACACATGTCGTGGCTAtatgcattaaaaaataaaaaaaaaaacaaaaacaaagctCAACAGTAAACATGGAATAATCGAGGACTGAAGGAGACTCCCCAGGGGGCCACCTGTACCGGaggaggagagggaggggggaaacTGGAGAAGgataaggagagagagggggggggctGGGACACATGGGTGTTGGAGTGGGAGGGGGGGGgcggagagggagagggagggaggaagagagaggagaggggaggggagaaacaaagagaggggggggggatcattCTAAGCAATCAGCAGCTGCAGAAGGTGTGAAGTGAACCTTACTCAGACACTTCAATATCTCAAAGCCATTGTCACGGTCAAGAACCTTTCAGCCATCGTGGCCATATCCAGCAGCGATTTCACCTGAGAGAGAGTGTTGCCACAAGAGCGGCTGGGGGGTGTTGCAGAGGGGGGAAGGATTCGGAGGGTTGGGAACACTGTGGTAGGAGTTTGCATCAGTcgtttttttcccattttagaAAACATCCGATCCACTGGCCGATCTGGGACTGATTGCAAATCAGGCCTATTCTGGTTGATCCAGATTGATTCCCGATCTGATCCGGATTGGAATTGGCCGGGACCAATTCGGATTCCGAATCCGGTTTTTTGAACCCTGGGTATGAGTTACAGAATAAGCAACATCCATCAAAGAGACACACATGAGATTGTAGTGACCTGTGATATTTAGGTTATCTGATGTAaatcgaaatatgaagaaaaaagaccaaaacactgtttatgatactgtttacgtgaacagtgtcacagcccatatttgccttgtgtggggatgttttttagaagatcttgtgggcccatcaagtggagaaagattctatcctaatgctgccatagtttagtttctattttcagttttagaaactatattttatttcattgcaataAAATCGTAGGTAGCTCCTAATTTGAGTTTGTTATTATTTTGATGTATGACAGCTAGATtttataggaagtttctattttggttgtaaGCTACTTGTTAGCAAACACTTTCCATTCTTTTATATAAATAAGGAGCAAGGCTGAATAAAGGCCACgattgaagaaaatagagagctATGGTTTGAAGCTGTGAGAGGTAGTGGCTGTGGGATGCGGCAacggtgagaggccgtgggtgagagaccatGGACTGAGAGAGTCCCCTATCCCCCTTCCACatccttttatgttcttctttcatatgtaaacagaaaagagaataaagttcagttattcaattttgttctccttattgtattgatcctgctgcaattgatctcccactggttcttccctggttcgaggtcgagtttGTATTATTACCACTGTTAAAATTTGATCAGTGTTACTGTCTTTaagaaaaatttaaatttgaaggATCCTCAGACCCAAACAGAACCCTAAGGGAAAGAATACctaatatttattaatttatgtCTAAACAAATCTTAATTTGGTGGTGTGATAGATTCTGGTCTTATGTTGTAATGTATGTAGACCATTTACTCTTTGTCTTCATTGCAGGTGGTTCTGAACTTGGGATCTCTGCAAAACTCTCACAAGGGCCGGATCGCATGTTTAGGATTGTCAGCTGATGGGAGTGCCTTATGTACAGGAAGTTGGGACAAAAACCTGAAGGTTTTGTTTTCCACAACCTTGTTGAGCTATTGCGTCTGCTGTTTTATTACCTAGTTAAACTCTGTAAATAATAGTTGTGTATCATTCTAGATGAAAGGATGTCATAAGATGAATACAGAGTTACCTTGAGAATCTTGGATTTTAGTACCCATGATTGACTTGATGGATTCCTTGGGTAGCACTTATCCAACAAGTAGTATGATACTAGGATATCCATACATCTTGAGATCAATCTTTTGAATCTGGGTGCAGGTTGATGTGCCAGTCAGCATTTGATCTAGCTTGAATTTGTGCTAAATGTTGTGCAACATTACTCTAGGGTAGCTTATTTCCCTTTTATATGCTCATTGGTAGACAACTAGACATTGATGTATAATTGCTTGTGAATGCATATTATTTCATCCAACTGATGATGTAGCATATGGTATGCATGATTGacatgtttatttatttgtgcATATTTAATATATTTGCGTCAAAATCGTTGTTCTAAATCGGCAGCAGTATGACTCCCTGGTACATGGGctccttcccccctcccccccccccctttgaatTATATCTTCTTAATATTCTTTTCGAAGTATAATTTTCAACTGCTGAAATTTTGTGTCAAAATCTAGGATTTTTGTTCTCCGATTGGTCTGCAATCCGTGGACTGGTATCTGTGTGCATTTACATTATGCTTCTCAATTAGAAAAGAACAATCTGTGGCTGAGCTGCTTTTAGTTCTTCAACTACAAGAAAATAAAGTGATCTTGTTTTTTGTTGTCAGATATGGGCTTTTGGAGGGCATAGGAGAGCACTCTGAAATATTTATAAGGTGGAGTCTTCTGCCCATCTCCCACTCGTTATTTTCATTCTTCCGATGCTTTGTTTGACGCGACCTTCTACCATCAGTTCTTCGTCTTTGAAAAGCCATAATGCCCAAGACACTTTCATCTTGTAATGCCTTAAAGGAGACAATGGAACACACAGAAATTGGTGTCTTTACAATTATCTTCAACGGCAAAATAAAGTCCTTCAAATGTTTGAATTGTTGGGGCCATcgttctgtctctctctctctctccgaaGTTGATAATGACCTTGCTTTGATTCATTTTCCCGTGGGAACTGGGAACAGAGTTTTGTTGTCATGACCGATGGAAGGCTGTTTCAAATATTTTCTCCAACGGTAGCTTGTAAAGTACACACTTCGACCTCTCTTACTCCCCTAATATTTTCATGATTCAACCGGTTTCTCATTTTCTTGTTGAATTGGTTCACTTAGTTGAGTCAAACCAAATAACTtgaacccccccaaaaaaataaaaaataaaagagaaaatagaagaagattaaCCACTTTGCCTTCTCCCACGTTTCTAAGAGCAACTAGAGCAATCCGGTAGTGAGGCTAATCTCACTGTGAGTCTACATCCTCCAGGGCACCAGAATTAGAGTTATCATTGAAGATGTCGAAGAGTTTCTGAAGCATTTGTGTAGTTTCCCTGCCTAATCGATGAAGTTCTTCGGCTGGTGGTTCAATTTACAGCTGAGCGACCAGCATAGCCACTACTAGTGGATCTATTAGGGCAAAAGAGTGAAAGACGGAAGCTTTGCTGTCCTTGGTAACGTTCATCTCTGTTTTCAATGGTTGTGGTTGTTGACTGTGCTGATGATGCCATCATTTCCGGAACATTGTCACATTGAATTTGCTACTCAGCACGGTCAGCAGAGATGGGAAGACGGCGAGGGCGTAGCAGTTCTTGGACATTGCTAAGGGTAAGATTCGACCAGATGCGGATACTTGTGCAATTTTACTTGGAAGTTTGGGAGAATGAAGGCAATGTTGCCTGTGCTCGGCTTACTTTTGGGGAGATGGTGGATGAAATTGGTTGGAACCCAGAATCTCCTGCCCCTGAATACATTACTCAATTATCATGACGGTATGCAGAAGCTATGAAGTTCTTTGATGTCATGATAGAGAAAAGGTGTTTCCCTGGTGTGATATTCTTCAATAGTAGCATTGGAGGAGTTTGTCAAGACCAGCTCAACAACTACGACATTGCTTTTACCTAGATGCATTATTTGATGAATCCCCTGTATTACCATCTCAACAACTTCTTGGTGGAAAATCCAACACATACACATAGGGGCACAATGCACGTGGTGGAGGTAACGCGGGCGTGCCAGAGCCTTTGACGCAGGCTCAAACGGAACTGGAAATGGCTTGGTCCAACTTTCGATCAGGACGAAACAGCCTGTTCTAAATGACTAAACGACCTGTTCTAAGATGAAACGGCTTGATCAGCCAGGAcgaaacggcctgttctaactTCCAGCCAGGCCGAAACAGCCTGTTTTAAGAGGTCGAAAACGGTCTGTTCTGATTTTTAACCAGGACGAAAATAGAATCTTTccgtgcctgagtagctctaaggtcttttgggtgaaagaaaattGCGATGGACGAAGCaatagaagaagattgaaaatcaaagttGCTTACTTGCAGTCAGTATCCGATTGGAGTCGGTACAACTTGTGAAATCCGACATTGGTGAGGtttacaacttggtatttacACTACAACTATTCTACAACCAAATCGCATAATCGCCCAAAAAcggatttgatgaagcttccacaactctgcTAGCCACGGACTGATGGAGCTTGCAatttttttaagctttttcaaacacgggccaaaagacaagattgtcggagttattctccaagcaagacctacatgaatgccccttgaaacacaagtcaatgaggcattggtggctgtAAACCAACTCCAGTAAAAAttacaaggaaagatgaaagactacatcttgaaagataaaaaaggaataaagataATAGAGTGTTGTGTTGTCGATTGTCGTGTCCCTCTTTTGCTTGGCTTTTGTCTTATATATAGAAGACATTTACTTGATAACTCCCGTAACCAACACTTCCACCTCCTTGTATTGAGGCCACTTTCAGTCCAAAGTGCTAATCTCCTGCGCCATGTGGGGTTtgtaacctcccaccatctatagtcatggtgggtcccacctttccACTTTGTCACTCAAAAAGGGAACCTATTTGATGACAACGTGCAATGCACGGCCTTAAGGCATCCATAACCGAAATAATTTTTATAAGCAGAAATGGGGTGTAACACAACTACGACATTACTCAGCAATTCTTGGATGAAATGGTCTTCAATGGAGTGTTCCCAGATTCAAAGTCTTATAATCTCTTGGTTCAATTCTTGGTTGTGGGCTGCATAACTGAGAGCTCCCATGTTCTAATCACAccatttaagagaaaacaatcGACATTATTATCATCTAAAATCCACAAACTCCTAGTTGTTTTTTTAGTGAGCTAAACATCACAAACACCAGCATCACAAGAATGTTCATGTGGCCAAACAAAGCTTCAGTAGAATTGAAGCACACTCTTTAAGGGAAATGAGGAAAACTTGTTATGACTGTCAAAATTTTTGTACCAAGGTCCTACAGCAACAAAATTATTGCACAATCACTAGTACAAGAGATGTTAGAGGCCAGAATGGCTGTACTGAGAAAAGACAGATTGGGAAAATTTGGCTGCCCCAAGAagaatgattgaatttgaagttcATCAAGTTTGACtgttaaaataagaaaaaacagGTTTCTCCTATGAGCATTATATACAAACATGATACCTGCCATATATCCATGAGAATTAACCCCtcaaggaacaaaaaaaattcataacatGAACCAACATACTTCCTTATGAGGTCAACCATGAGAACCTCTTAGTAGAATACCACCCAATCGAACAGTGGCCAAATACGAAGTGGATTAATTATCATAGATTGAACAGAGCAGCCTAGCATTCATAAATATTGTTTTTTCACACTTCACAGTGCACTAAAGTGTCTCCTACATTTTCCTCAAACGATGATTGTTCTTATAGTGAAGAAGGTGGGAGGAGGTAGAGTCAAAGCAGGATTGTTCTTGTTGCTCTCAGAGACAACGGGAGAGGGCAAAGTCGTTAATCTTCCTGTACCACGTattttccctttggtttaagtattttggtttgattcaaCATGTAAACCAATTCAATGAGAAACAAAGAAACTGGATTGAAACATGAAAATAGAGGGgtaattttgatattttaaaatattaggGGTATAAGAGAGGTAGAAGTTTACTTTTTTGGGGGAATCAGAAAAGAAACTTGGAGTAGGGGAGTTTTGAGTGAAAGGATGAATGTTGTCTGATCGCATGCAGCCTGTGGCCAGACAGAGGCCCCccctgaaatgaccacccaatgccctacaaaatgaaaatccgTCCTCATTGGCTCAAGCGTTGGTGCAGGGATCATGTGACCGAGCAACATTCTTTACctaaaagaaataagggaaaaggtttTCTAAACAGCTAGCGTATGGTATATTAGCATTTAAtgcccctctctttctctctctctccttctccccaaaaggatgtacccagtgcatgatgCTTCTCTCACCGTGGGTCTAAGGAGAGTAATAATATACACAGTCTTACCCCCATTTCACGGAGAGACTATTTCTTGATTCGAACCCATGagcacttgatcacaatggaacaaccttacttGTGCCTAACTTTTCTGTGCCTCATATTAAAAGTCCTACTCTACGATGAATAATACCATTTTACCACACCTCATAAGTGGGCTTTTATGCCGTATGCTCATAAAACCCATTCTCACTAAATACATAAAGTTACaccaaagaaaaaaggggaCAGAACTTCACCCCATCATGTGCTGTGGTGTATGCCTGTGGCCGGCAGACACAGTCGGGCATGAAATGACCGATACATTCTTATGATTCTTATCTTTCTATACGGGtgaagtggtcatttcacattcGACTGTATCAGGGCGTGGGCGCAGGCACACGCCATAGCGGTCGACTGGGTAGCGTTCGTTTTCCACTACTAAATATGTAAAGCTGGAATAACAAGTGGCAGCGTTACCTCTAAGCAGCGTGAGTTACAGTCATCCATTCCCGCGAAAAGAGAAATGCCGATCCAGCTCCAACTACTCCAAGTTCACTCCCTTCACTTCCCATCGGTCTGCTCGTCTTCTTCCAACCCATCATCGTCTGCTTACACtcctcctctcccttcttcttctcactcccattctccttctctttcttttacttctgGTCGCCACCCTCCACTCCTTCGCTTCCGTACTTCCTACCGCGAAAATCTGCGATACCTCAGAACCCTAGGCATTATCTCCAACAGAGAGGTCCCCTCCCCTGAAACTCTCCAGAGCATTCTCTCCATCAtcaacttcttcaaatccaagGGCTTCTCCGAATCCGATTTCCGCAGACTCTACTTCCTCCGCCCTCAACTCTTCTCCCCCAGCCTCGATCCCGCCGATTTCGCTCCCGTCTTCGAGTTTTTAGCCACCGAAGTCGCAGCGTCTCCTGCCGAATCCTGTGCTCTGATTCTCCGGTGCCCTGGAATCCTCCTCTCACACGTTGACTTATGCCTGAGACGTACGCTTCTCTTCCTCAGAGAATTGGGGCTGGAGAAGCTCAATTTGCCCACCTCCCTCAACGCTCATTTGCTCAACACTCGCGTCGATAAACTTGAAGCGAAGATTAGGTTTTTGCAGAGCTTAGATTTTTCCCGTGAGGAAGCTGCTAGGGCATGTTCTCGTCTACCTGCGATTTTTGGGTACAGTATCGAGAATAATATGAGACCCAAGTTCAAGTATTTGgtgaaagagatggagagagatatCCAAGAACTAAAGGAGTTTCCGCAGTATTTTGCCTTCAGCCTGGAGAAACGAATTATTCCGAGGCATTTACATTTGAAGGAGAGGAACGTTCGGATACCGTTACAGATGATGCTGTTGTGGAATGACGAGAAATTTTATACCAAATGGAAGTGAAACTCGGTATGTTTGTTTAGCCGTTCTCGATTgtatattctctctttcttgcttCGTATAAATGCTGAGTCTTTTTTCTGGgtgaaaaataaatgaaatcattGATTTCAAGATTTTCGCCATTAACTAGGACTCTAACTGGCAATTGCAGATTGTTGCCTTTCTCACTCTAAAGCTTATACTGTGGTTTAAGGAGTTCTAAAGTGGCCCTTTTCTCTCCTGGTGAGGATTTACTTCATCTCATTAATTTGAGCTCCATAAAATACATCTTCATTGTGAAAAACCCAAGCAGATCCAAAGTTTTATGATCATCTAAATGGTATTTCAAGTAGGCAAGTGAGACTATAAATGGGTAAGAGTAACCAGAGTAACCATATCTAGCGTAGCTAATGCTCAAAATATGCAGCTGGTGTTGTTTTGGGTTGTGAACATGTGGTGGagtaggtttggattgatagTGAACCCTTTACAGACTCCTTTACCTAAAATTATCTGTGTCCATATTGTGCTCAGTGAACCAATAAGAGCAAATCTTACATTTAGCTGTTAATTTATCGAACCTTTTCATATTCCAGGAAGCTGTACAGAGGCCCTAAATTGCAGGGAAAACACACTAATTCTCTAACTAGTATTGGGCTCAATTTAATTTCGCTACGCCACTCTTATTATCATTTGTCCTCGGCAAGTTCTTTACAGAAGGGGAAATGGAGTAAAACAAGATTGCAAATTAGTAATGAAAAAGAAACCCGGATCAGTCTTGCTAACCATTTGATACAGGGACTGGAGTACCCATTGAAACAGATAAACTAGCCATTCTACTTGGATATAGGCGGTTTAAATAACTGGCTAgacaaagggaagaaggaggaatATAAGTAGCTGTAAATTGAAGAATACTGCTAGAACCCACAATTTATGCATTTAGGTCTGATGACACAGACTTTCAAACCCCATATACTCATTGTGCTCCAGCTTTACAACCATATTTGCTATGCCCACGCTTCCTGCATTGTACAATAGAATGTTGAGCACCTTTGCCGTATCCTACGGGTAACAGGTAACACCTTCCACTCAAGCCGTAAAAGTCAAGAGGATCAATTACCTAAACTGATTGCGCTTATAAAGATGGTCAGAGCCAGGATGAAGATGATTAAGGATGCTCGACCAAGCAGTATAATTAACTTCCTCACTACATGCTGACCAATGAGTGCAGCAAAAG harbors:
- the LOC122658797 gene encoding transcription termination factor MTEF1, chloroplastic, which produces MPIQLQLLQVHSLHFPSVCSSSSNPSSSAYTPPLPSSSHSHSPSLSFTSGRHPPLLRFRTSYRENLRYLRTLGIISNREVPSPETLQSILSIINFFKSKGFSESDFRRLYFLRPQLFSPSLDPADFAPVFEFLATEVAASPAESCALILRCPGILLSHVDLCLRRTLLFLRELGLEKLNLPTSLNAHLLNTRVDKLEAKIRFLQSLDFSREEAARACSRLPAIFGYSIENNMRPKFKYLVKEMERDIQELKEFPQYFAFSLEKRIIPRHLHLKERNVRIPLQMMLLWNDEKFYTKWK